Part of the Pedobacter roseus genome is shown below.
TTCTTAAATCTGTGGGAAAACATTCATAAAAGACCATTTACTTTTCTCCAGATAGATTCAGATATGTTTGAAGAATTAAAATTAACAAGCAATCCTAGCTTTAAGCCTGAAAGCTTGAGATATGTGAGCACTTGCTTATGATGTACCGGAGCAACTGTTTCTACAGATTTGATTTCAATAATCACCAAATCATTTATCAATAAGTCTATGCGATAGCCTGTATCTAATATTATGTCTTCAAAAAATATTGGTAATTGTACTTGTTGTTTAACTTTTAAGCCCTTTTCAGTTAAAACATAAGATAGCACAGTTTCGTAAGCAGATCCTAATAAACCAGGACCTAGTGCATTGTAAACTGTAAATATTGAACCCCTAATCAGATAGGAGATATCGTTCTCATCCATAATATCAAAATTTAATGGCATTCTTAAATCAGGATGATTAATTAAAAATACATAATTATCAAAATTATAACTTTGGTTTATGCACAAGTGGAACCGCTCTGTGCTGATCTTCTTAAATCTGCGGGATAATTTAAAAAAGCTATTCATTCAAATCCCGAAACCCTTTTCCAATTCCTTTGTTAATTATTAAAACACCCAAATCATGGACAAAGAAAAATTGATACAAGAAGCTTACCTGGTTGCGCACAAGATAGAAGAGAATGGCAACTTCCCTAATAACCCTACTTTGCCGTTAATGATATACAAAGGTACATTCAGGCTGCATCCAGATGATACCGAAGAGGTGATCAGAAAGGTTTTTGCGCAGAATGGTTATACCAATTCGTGGGTTGATGGTATTTTTGATTATCACCATTACCATAGCAATACACATGAAGTAATGGGCGTGTTCTGCGGCAAGGCTGATGTACAGTTTGGAGGAGAACATGGTGTTTGTGTTGAGCTGGATAAAGGTGACGTGATCATCATTCCGGCAGGTGTAGCCCATAAAAAATTAAACTCCAGCGACGACTTTACGGTAGTTGGTGCTTATCCAAATGGTGCAGAATATAATATGAAATATGGCAGGGCAGAAGAGCGTCCGGAAGCGGATGAAGACATTGCCAAGGTAAAAAATCCCGATAGCGATCCTGTTTATGGGAGCAAAGGCCATTTATTTGAGTGCTGGTACAATCAAAAATGCGAAAATGTGTAAAACTCTTTCGTTTTAACCGTCTAAAATTCTTTAATTTTCGGGTTTTAAATACACTATCCCTGATATAAATGAATTTTCGATATATATGTTCAGCACTAGCCCTCTCTGCAACTTTACTAACCGCATGTTCAGGCAAAAAAGCTGAAGAAAAAAAGGCTGCTGAAAAAAAGATCCGCACTAAAGAAGACGATAAAGCCGACAGCCTTTTATTAGTTTATAATCCACAAAAAGGCGACAAATGGATTGCTGATTTTGTTGACAACCTGCATAA
Proteins encoded:
- a CDS encoding GxxExxY protein → MDENDISYLIRGSIFTVYNALGPGLLGSAYETVLSYVLTEKGLKVKQQVQLPIFFEDIILDTGYRIDLLINDLVIIEIKSVETVAPVHHKQVLTYLKLSGLKLGLLVNFNSSNISESIWRKVNGLL
- a CDS encoding cupin domain-containing protein, which translates into the protein MDKEKLIQEAYLVAHKIEENGNFPNNPTLPLMIYKGTFRLHPDDTEEVIRKVFAQNGYTNSWVDGIFDYHHYHSNTHEVMGVFCGKADVQFGGEHGVCVELDKGDVIIIPAGVAHKKLNSSDDFTVVGAYPNGAEYNMKYGRAEERPEADEDIAKVKNPDSDPVYGSKGHLFECWYNQKCENV